In Oncorhynchus tshawytscha isolate Ot180627B linkage group LG08, Otsh_v2.0, whole genome shotgun sequence, the genomic window CCTGGAATCAGCCAGTATCAACAGTGGACCAGACTTTGATGCGGACGACGCCTACACAGGTAAAGAGTACCCcttttatactgtatgtgtgctaaACCCAATTTACAAGCAGTCCTGTTCACATAGCCTTGTACCTCACATGTATGTTTAAATTGACTTTCagttattttcttaactctaagCCTAATTATAAACTGTCGTTCGagccctggatgctgattggctgaaagccgtggtatgagacaatataccacgggtatgacacaattacttgtttactgttctaattacattggtaacctgtttataatagcaataaggtacctcaggggtttatggccaatataccacggctaagggctgtatccaggcagtcCGCGTTGTGTGGTGCCTAGGGGCAGTTGCCTGGCtaatctagaagaaaaagaaacgcacacctattaagacgaggtgctggctagcggagtagaaacttgaaaataaaggagagccgcacactctaggagctcagataaaaaaatggaatatccaacgtttcgacagccaagctgtcttcgtCTGACTGATGTATGTAGGCAAACAGGCTGTGTTTAAATCAtctttttttccactaattggtcttttgaccaatcacatcaaatatttttcagagctgatctgattgatcgaaagaccaattagtgaaaacaATAATTGGGCTAACTTAGAGCACCTAACAGCccatagccatggtatattggccatataccacacccccttgggccttattgcttaataaaGAACTAAGACCACTTGAGCTTCTGTCTTCACAGTTTATTCACTCAATGATTTTGACACTTACCTTTTACAGTAATGTTTCTATACCTCTTGCATTTTCTATTGTATTTGTTTATCCTTTCTTTCctttcccccccatctctctgaaCAGTTTTAGTACTTGGAGTCTGGTTTGGCCTTCCAATCTGCTGTCTTCAGAGTTCTTCTGTAACCACCCTTTTTTAAGTACAAGAAAGATTGCACCtttttttctattgaacatgGGGGGGGTGTGTGACTAGCTTTCTTGTCCTGGAGTGCCAGATATCTTTCCTATTGTCTTTGGCATGTGATTGTTTTTTACTTGTGCTGTCCAGTTGCCAGTATGTATACAGGATCACTTTAATAGGCTACTAATGACTCCGATGATTTGCGTGATTTgatacattgattgattgatattttGTCCATTTATGAAGGAAAACTTCTCTGCAGCTGGAAACACCAGCTATTAAACCTGCATGTTTTGCAGTTGAGTCCATCCATAATGTGTGCAGAGTTGCTGTGGACATTTTCTGCATCTGCTGTTTACATAATTTTTGtggactgaaattgaaaaagttGTGTTTCCTGGGAATATGTACAAACTCAAGCATGTAGATCTATCACAACATTAGCCTGCTGTTTTAATGTTtccccctctttcactctcaGAAATGAGACTAGAGGGATGGCTCTCACTGCCGGTGAGGAACAACACAAAGAAGTTTGGATGGGAGAGAAAGGtgaaaagatttaaactggctTACTGATCAAACATTGTTTTATATTGTTGATGTTCTACAGTTAAATGTTTTCTTGTCTCTCTTTAGTATGTGGTTGTGAGCAGCAAGAAGATTCTGTTCTATAACAGCGAACAGGACAAAGAGCTATCCAACCCCTACATGGTGCTGGATATCGAGTGAGTAATGACTATCTACCTGCTccttttatttacatttaaatgaTCATGCTAATGCAGATAACTGTAGTCAAAAAAAAATTACCTTGACGTTTTGTTCTATTCCCTTTTCAGTAAACTCTTCCATGTGCGACCTGTCACTCAAACAGATGTTTACCGTGCTGACGCCAAAGAGATCCCCAGGATATTCCAGGTCCCTTGCTTCTTATGGCTATTTCTTCATGCATTTATTTAACGATTCATGTGATGGGGCTAGTTCATACTGTTGATGGTAATGATTGACATCGACCGTGATggcctcttccttctctcctcagaTTCTGTATGCCAACGAGGGAGAGTGTAAGAAGGAGCCTGAGTTCCCAGTGGAGCTGGCAAGTGGAGAGAAGTCCAGCTACATCTGCCACAAGGGCCATGAGTTCATCCCTACACTCTACCACTTTCCTACCAACTGTGAGGCGTGCACCAAGCCCCTGTGGCACATGTTTAAGCCTCCTCCTGCCCTGGAGTGCAGGCGCTGCCACATCAAGTGTCACAAGGACCACATGGACAAGAAGGAAGAGATCATCGCACCCTGCAAAGGTAGGGGTGTGGCGTGAGGGTGGTGTCGTTACTTATTGCAGAGCAAGTTaacatagtgccttcagaaagtattcatacccctcgacttattcTACGTTGTgttagcctgaattcaaaattgtattttttaatctcacccatctacacacactaccccataatgacaaaatgaaaacatgtttttataatcTTTTgctaatgtattgaaaatgaaatgcagaaatatctcatGTACATAAGTatacacacccctgagtcaatactttgtagaagcatctggagttggggattttctcccattcttcctggcaagctctgttaagttagctGGGGAACggcagtgaacagcaatcttcaagtctttccacagattttcaatgggattcaagtctgggtcactcaaggactttcacatcttcttgttctgaagccattccagtgttgctttgcctgtatgcttggggtcattgtcatgttggaacGTGAAATCTTCTTCCCAGTCTAAGTTTGTTTGCACTTATCAAGGATTTgcttgtatttggctccatttTATTGTTCCCCATTGATCCTTACCTGTCTTCCTGctactgaaaagcatccccatagcatgatgctgccaccaccatgcttcaaagtagggatggtgttagacggatgatgagctgtgcctgttttttctccagacatagcgctttgcattcaggcgtCTCATTATCCGTCTATCCGTCAGAATCTCTTATGGTCTGTCTTTCACATGCCTTTTTGCTAACTCCAaccgtgctgtcatgtgcctttttctcagtagtagcttcagtctggccactgtCCCATAAATCCCATATTGGTGAAGAGAccgttgtccttctggcaggatctcccatctcagagcttgggtagttccatattttttccagttaccaatgatggagaccactgtgctcttggaaactttcaacactctacaaatagttttatacccttcccaaGATTTACACTTTATCACAATTCTATCTCGGAGGTCtatggacagttccttggacttcatggtatagttactgctctgacatgcactgtcaactgtaagcCCTTTTTAGACAGGTGTTTCTCAAAACAATTTAATTGGCCACAGATGGACTTCGTTCAAGTTGCAGTGACATCTCATGGGTGATCAAAGGAAATtgtatgcacctgagctcaatttggagtgtcatagcaaagggttgtgaatacttatgtaaatgagctttctgtattttatttagaaaaaaaattgcaaacatttttaaaaatatgttttcactttgtcattatggggttgtgtgtgtggagatgggtgagataattatttaattcaggctgtaacacaaaatgtggaataaatcaaggggtatcaatactttctgaaggtactgtataatCATATAAAAATACATTGTCAGGGGCATATATGGGGGTTGAGGTGTGCAGCGCTGTTTTGTAAGTTTGTTTGCACAGTTCTTTGTCTTAAACACAATATAAACCCTTTTGTTCCCCTGCAGTGAACTATGATGTGTCCATGGCCAAGAACTTGCTGCTGCTGGCTGTGTCGCAGGAGGAGCAGCAAGAGTGGGTGGGACGACTGGTCAAGAAGATCACAAAGAAGCCGCCGGCCCCTGACCACTTTGCCCGCTCCTCGCCCCGTGTCTCCATGAAGGTCCAGCCCAGCCAGTCCATGAGGCGGCCCAGCAGACAGCTGCCCCCCAGCAAGAACAGGTAAAAGCAAAGGCCAGACATAAACCGTAAAGCTTGGACTCTGGTGGACGGAAAAACGGGTAACCTTACACCTTTTAAATACTCATGTGAGAAGGATGTGACTAGTGCTCTGTGGTTGGGGGCCATGCTCAACACCACTTTCCTCTTTCAGATTGCTCGACTTTGGCCTACAGGACTGGCATTGGGAGTTAGATGATATCGATGATGATGCTTTTGATTTCTGATGAGCAGATAGGGTAAAAGCCTAGGTAAATCCCCAGAAAGGCATGTTGTGCAGTGAGTTTGGTTGTATTGGAATAGAACTCAGATATTCTCAGCTGAATATTGTCTATTCTTATATTTCTCTAATCTATTGCCTGGTGTTCGTGTACCTGAATTTAAGAAATTAAATGTGCATGTGTTCTCGTCTTCATAGTTGAATGTCAGGAAATATTACAAACACTTTTAGGTTTCCAGGAACCCTACCACACTACTGGATCTGATTCCTGTGATCGGACCCTTAAAACGCTTTCCTTTCTGGATATCCCTTTTCTTATATCAGCCTCCTACTGAACCCTGTGTGACCTTTTCCCTTTGACCTCAGTCCCCCTAGAGCCGATGCCCCCAGGATGCAACGAGAAGACTCCAAAAGTGGCCATTGAGACATCATGATTTACatcttctctgtgtgtttcagattGACTAGTCTTTTTAATGTAGAAGAGTGTTATAATATGATGGTTTGTATGTTTATTTACGATGACTGACGTTTTGCAATAAAACATGCAATCAAAAGATCCATTCTGCAAAGTTGTGTGACTATGGGTGGTTGTATGTGTGACAGCTGCATGCTGTGTGTGGTGATGCAGGCAATGTCACTGAGCTGTGGGTTGGTTTTAGAGAAACTAATACTTTTCccctctgttttctctttctccagTTAACCTTACTTGGGAATGTGGTGCTGGTTCGAGGTGGTGGGTGTTTCCTCCTAACACGCAATCAAAAGACTGATAACAAACAATGTTCCACTTGGCATTTCCTCCATGCACAACTTTGATTGCACTTCACTCTTCCAGAAGACTTCTCTATCTATTCCACTTCCGCCTTGTCTTTTTTGCCAGTCACTTTAACTGCTAGTCTCCCAAGAACAATGTGCCAATACAACTACTTGTTGTCTGTGTGCATACGAAGAGCAACTTCTCTCCAGGTTCCTTAAGGAGGGGGTGAGGCGAGGGGATGTCGAGGCCATGGGAAGGGGTTTGGCTTTGGACTTTGTATCCAGATTTTCACTCAACACAGAACAGCAGCCTCAATTAAGCTAAACGGCATGTGAGAGCAGAGGGCTGAGGGACTTACCTTGACAACACTTAAGAAATCCACATTGGAAAAAGCAGAGATCAAGAGATGAGGTTTGAGGTGATCTGCCAACCTGAATGTTCGTGGCAAAGACAATTCTTTATATAATACAGTTCACGATTACAAGCCATCGTAAGTATCTAGTGCAGAACACTACGCCCACAAGGAGAACTATACTGTAAACTGGTAGGTGGATAGAGTTGAAGTTCAGATGCTAACACTTACCTAATAGCACTTCACCCTGGCATTGCCTTAATGTACTTACACCATGCAGCATGACAATTTATAAGAGGGAAATGTTTAATGCACCAGCTGAATGCAAGGAGTGCAGCATTAATACCATAGCTTGACTCCTTCATTGTTTGGTTGTACATCTGAGCAAACCAGAGATGAAGCACGAGTATTGTATGACTTAGAAGTTATGCTGTTTATTTTCTATTCAAAATCAACTTGGAGGGTCCCCCTACAGTCTTCAAAATCAACTTGGAGGGCCCCCCTACAGTCTTCAAAATCAACTTGGAGGGCCCCCCTACAGTCTTCAAAATTAACTTGGAGGGCCCCCCTACATTCTTCAGTGTGCTGTTGCCTACATGCCTTTCTTTTGGAAGTCCACCCGTAGTAAGATTTTTATTTTTCTCCATGGAAGAGGGGAACATCAAGTTTACTTATCTTTGTTTAAATAAAGATGGAAAAAGACTCTACAAATGTATTCATTCACAAGCTGAAAGTATGGAACAGTAACCTGTAATGGAAGCTTTTTGAATGTTTCCGATATTTTTGTAAAGAATTCCTTAGCACGTGGTGTGCATCTGGCTCATATTTCAGGTGGAGAGTGTTGGTGTGCTCTCCTTTATTCAAGCTTCTGAAAAGCACGTTTTATACATATTAATATACAATATTTTACATGACATACAGTGCACATTGTATTATTTATACTGCCTTGTCCACTTTGTATTTAAAGGCGCTTCATCCAGAATGCATGTTTGATATTGCTACAATAAAGAAATGTATGTGCCTTCTGGTTTAGGTCATTGATGTGTATGCTGTCTTTTCTATACCAAAAATAAGTTATGCACCACTGTCCTGTGTGATATCTGCATATTAGTCAAATAGTTTTATAGATATGCTGAAGAACAATTATGCTTTCTGATATTCGCTAATAACAAGGCCACTATTTCAAAGGTGGTATGGTTTATTGATTAAAATCTTTAGAAAATACATTGAAAATTACAGCTGTTTAATGTTTTATCCTGAGAAACATCTGCATCTCAACAGAAAGGATTAATACACCCAATATAGCACCCAATATATTAGCTCAACACATTTTTGAATCTTTTGTACTAACTTGACCTGTTGTCAAACGGAATGTTTGAAAGAATGGTcccaaacattttagaaaaaagaACCCTCCTTTTGATATCAGAATGGTTGGTTTGCCAAAAGGGTTGCCACCTGTCCATTTGTCACCCACACAGTCCAGTTCTCAGCTTCATGTCTGGGTGAAATTAAACACTGAAAGAAGAGGGAGTGCAGACAAATTGTCCGGTTTTAGACATTGGAGGTAATAACTGTGTGTGACAGGAGACTTAATCCTGCTTCTTCTGTACTTCCCCAGCCCTTTTCCTGTAGTACAAGACTGTAGCTAGCACCCATGAATTCAGAAGTGCCATGACAATAAATCGCACCAGAACTGTGGACAGCGGAAGACAAAACAGAGGTGTTAGAAACACATGCTGCTGCGCAAAAATGTAATAACAGACATTTTCATTCTCCAGCCAACACTTGATAATTGCAGTGACAGGACTGACTTACCCTGCATGTCTCCAGTTGTCACACTGGTGGTGTAAATCCTTGCTGAAACAAGACAGTTAACATAAATCACAATATTACATTCCATGACTATCTTCATCGCTGTGGTTGCGAGATCACCTAGGCAGGCACTTGGTCATAGCTCCAATTTGCTGCTGTATTGCTCATACTTATATCCTTACAGATCTGTaagggctatgtgtgtgtgtggtttagaaTGGTTCACTCACCAAAACATGTGTAAGTAGCCATACCCCAGGAGAGGGCGCTAACCTGCCCTGAGTCCTTGGACTGCCACAGGCATTGGAGCTGGGCAAATTTACTGCCAGCACTGATGAAAGTACACAGGCtctgagagagatggaaaggtaAGCAATTGATTTAGATAACTTGCATCATGTCAAAGGACCTTTCAATGTTACTTCATCATTGACTGGTGCTATATCTATATTGGTCTGTGGAAACAATTTCATCAATGTGACTCTAATAAGAGTCCTTTGCTAGCTGTTCTTCATAATACAATATGCTTTCTGACATTGTGGACATTGACTGTCTGAATAACCTACTGCTCTTTTCCACATCTCATCAGTCTTCTACTTACCATGGCCAGATCAATTATCCACTTCTGCACAGTGAGTAGTTGCCAGCCTACCACAAACCTGATCAAGCCATGTCAAGGATCTGCTACCAATTTCCAAAATGTTAGCATTATGTaaatcaggagtgtgtgtgtgttttgttttgttgcatGAGCAGAGAAGGATACACAACTGCATAGATCAGACTCTGCTTCAGGCTGCCATTGTAATGTAGAATCAAGAGCAGGAGGATGACATCTGGGACAAATAATGGCACACAACAGGATTAAAAGAACAAGCTGTAACTCACTGTGTAATACACTTATACAGAGATCAGGTATGCAAGGCTAGTGCATTGTCACCCACTGTAGGTTTGGGGAACGAATACCCGGAGTTACAACCACAATAGATTATCTTAATTTTTTACCATTTGTGGTTAGCAACAACCCTGAAGAGATGCAAGATAAGTCGGCCGCTAACAATGTGGTTGGATTATTGTCTGGAGAGTATTGTTACCTGGGAAATAGGACTATTTCATTAAATGAATGAACAGGAACTTTCACCAAAGGGTAGAATGATGGCCCACCTTGAGCAATGAGGATGGGGTACTCCAAGTAGGTTGGGGGTGGGTAGTCATAGTACATCTGGTAGGTGACAAACACAATGAACCTAAAACAAAGAAATGTGATATTAACTTTATGGAAGATAAAGAATTACGTGTGGGAACAACAGGGAACACAAAGTGAACAAGCAAGCCGTGGATCTGCAAGGGAGCAACCTGGTTATGGAATGTTCACACCTGACCCAACCATTCGCTGTATTTAAGGGCATTTTCATACGATAATGCTTCAGGATCCAAATTAGAGAATGTTTCTTAGAACAATAACAAAGTTAGGTGTGTATCGTGATATGGTGCAATGAGCTTCGAGCCAACAGGATATGAGAGAAGTGAAAGGATGATGTGTTGCTAAACAGAGAGATTAGGGACTGCAACGTCAACAAACCATGATGAGTCATGTAAAGTAGCAAGCAGACGGTAAAATACCCATGCTGTATGCCTACCACTCCTTCCTTGCCTGAGAGCAAGTGTAATGCTGTCAGGATCCAGTGAGCTGTGGAGGATGATAACTGATATTCTTCACATTTATATATTTACTGTCTAAGATAGAAAGATAGAGCTTCTCCATGTCCATTAGAACAAGCAAACACACTgattttttaaatcacaaaatAGGCAGACTGCCATCTGGGTGGATGAGGTCAAATTCCCTGGGCCATCTTTAATCTGATGCTGAACCAAATCTGATAAATACTTGCCCTGCAACAAGGATATTTAAATTCAGAGCAACACTGCAACATGGTCTGTACAGTCATCATGATTTAACGTATGGTTTGATGTAATTTTTCTGAATGTCTATTTACTTTCATCCTACATGAGTCAACCATAGAACGCAGGAAGTGTATTGCATATCATGGGTTGACTCGATACAATGTAACTTAATTTATGCATGATGTTGTCGGCTAAACTGTATCCGCAAGCGTTGCAATTATGTATTATCGTCACATATAATTCGATTTCTAGTCTACAATTAAGCCACCATGCAAACATCAATCAACAACCAAACATTCATAGAACCTAAAAAGGCAGGTATTAGGACGGAGTATAATATAACCATGCACTGCTTTGTAAAACATACCCGGTTAGCTCCAGCAGAAGACTGTTGAGGCTGACACCCGTTGTCGATTTCGCGCGCATCAAAACAAATATTTGCGGAAACTTTAGCACCATGCACACAAACAGTGTGCTAAAGTTAGCGATATGTAGTACCTTGTCTGATTCCATGATTTCACAATTAGATGAAGATCTATCGACTTTTGGCTCGTAGATCACTAACGACTACTAACTATGATAGGATCGAAGTGGCTTGCACGGAGTTTTGATTTCACTTCCGCACACATTACACCACccctatgttgttgttttttttaccccaAGTCCCATCCGTAGTAAAACAAATGTAGAAATTGAAAGTCATTTTAATTCCGGTACCTATCATTTTAATCTATAGGAATATTGTAGACGGTGATTTTAAATCGATAGTTTGGagaatatttttttctctccaatatTATTAACTTTGCGCAAAATGTTTACTAATATTTCAATCAGAATAGCCTAACTGTTTTCTAGTGTGAGGCAGAGAGGCTTGAAACGCCATTCACACAGCATCGTTCAAACAGACAATTATAATTTAATTACACTCTTTCGAAAAAGAAAAAAACTTTTATTTGTAGCCTAATGTAGGGGAttcattcaatacattttaattaGTCATTTTATTGTGTTGCAGTGGATTTCAAAGTCTACTGTACACTCAGTGTTTTATTGTGTTTTCCATTGCCATGATTCTGGTATTGGAAATATGAGCCTCATAGGATAATGTAAGCTACATACAGTAGTTTTAGTGGTGCAGTACATGTCATCTCAATTCAATTTGATGTGGAACATGTGATAGGCTTTAAGCCTTTTTATGGATTTCAGAGTGGGGAGTTGAATACAACCACACATCAATCAAACCTCTAGGATGAATTCAAAAAGAGAGGGACATCATATAAAACAGTGACAGCTTCATTTTGACCCATTTGTTTTTTGATCTGACAAATCAAAACTATTGTTACTAAGCCTTTGCAGAGAAACCCCATGTTCAAAGCCACATCACTTCAGGAAGCTCACAGTAAGATCAGTGGCATAGCTTTTTTTCTGTTTTGATTTTAAGATTATAAAACTGCCATAAATAATGCTCTGTCCCAAATTTTGATGTAAATGTACATACTATGTACTGGTGCATCAAAACACATAAACCAGTTGCCAATATTATGTTTATATTTagtaattgtcattttttgttgtCCCACTGTACCAACCTTAGctagctaaagtaggacagcatggagtagatCAAATGGGACAATTTTATAGGCGTTTCCAATGGAGGAAAGAGATTCAGTTTACTTAAGGGACCCCCTGTACTTAGTTTACTCAGGATCTTGTAGTACTATATCCTGTTAATTTTTTCTTGTAGTACTGTCATTAGTACTGTTATTTGAGTGAATTCAGAAAAAGTTGAACAGTTTTGGCATTTTTGTCTTCTGTAACCTCGTCAGACAACTACATGTTAGCTAAcacctaaccctttaacctaactcctaaccccaaccctaacccctagcctacttaacgttagccacctagcttacgttagtgttagccacctagctaacgttagccacaagaAATAGGAAttggtaacatatcatacgttttgcaaattcgtaacatattgtaggaattgcaattcgtaacatatcatgcaAATTGTAATTTGCAACATATCATACACAATGGATGATGGAGAGCACAAATTAAAGGTGCAATAAGCaaaaatcgctctgccatttcctggttgctaaaattctaattgtttgcctaatttcagttatTGTCACAAAACAAGCATCATTGAACcatctgtgaaatatattttcaataaccaaaaatattgtattttcagctgtttgaagctggtgtacaaaaccgaaagtaaaagacacaaaaattaaatttaagaatgggaagcatagaaatagcaaacatagaacagatctatcgcttcttagacttgctttcaatgagaatgacagatctttaacatttaaaaaaaaaaaaaatcagtttccagctacaagagtcttttacaacattaacaatgtctacactgtatttctgatcaatttgatgttattttaatggacaaaaatgtgcttttctttcaaaacaaggacatttctaagtgaccccaaacgtatGAACGGTGGTGTATATCTAATAATATCCGACTGGTGTAAGACATTATTGACTTTCTGATCTAGACTCCGAAGATAGTTTTATTGTTTTCTTAAGACTTTTATAAAGCCTATGATACAGTGGAACATGAGTTTCTATTTCTTTCCCTTGAGAAATGTGGTTTTGGCTAATTATTTTGTAGTACTATTAAAACTCTTTATATGAATGGGAACAGTTCCATTCAAATTAAAGCTTGGCACTTCTCCTATATTTGATTTTAAATGAGAAATTAGGCAAGGTTTCCCAATTTCGCCTTACCTCTTCCTGCTTGCAAACCAACTTCTTACAAGTTTTGTTAAATCCAACAATATAAAAGGGATCTCTATTGCTGACAGATATTATCATAAATCAGCTTGCAGATGACACCACCCTCTTTTTACCACACAAATACCTGCTTGTTAACAAGTTCATAGAGCTCTCTTTCAGAATGATCCATAAGTATTACCCTGCGGATTATTACCTGAAGAAActcaaaatatacatttttgtgtTGAGCATCCAGAAACAGTATTGCGTTTATTTTGGCATTGTCTACATGTAAAGATATTATGGAAAGATATTCATAGTTTTATTATTGTTAATATTCTTGATGACTTTTGTTTTTTAAGGGAGAATGTGCTGCTCGGTTTCCTTTACTATAAtaagaataaagaaaaacaattttACCTCGTAAATCGAATTGTGCTAATTGCAAAATGTCATTTTCATAGATGtaaattcacacaaaaaaaacactctTCTGTGTTTTCTATAAGGAATTCGAGCAGTACATTAACACCATTATACATTCTTCTCATAAGAAAGCTGTTAAAACAATCAATATGTGTGTCTTTTAAGGTCTTTGTATAATCTGTAATTTGTTGTACCCCCTagcatatgttaacattgtcTGTTTGTATACTCCTTGTATGTATACTGGTTtttctgcaaaaaaaataaataaattaaatttaaaaaatttaaaaaataccaatttaaaatgagaaaataattaataaagacattttaaaaaGCAGTAATTTACTTACATGGCTCccctagttgtcatagtaacaaAGGGTATGTGTacagtggtgtaggctgattggtgttggtgcttcctatcactcagaagttatgtagcaCGCTAAATTGACAACAATGCATGCCATGGACATTTCCCAGTTGCtgtgaatgttcaaaatcatagtgtaaaaacaCTTTTAAAGCATAAAAGGATAAaatgatccaactttcaaaatGAGTCCTTTTtatctagccacagcagtcaactacctagctaggtagctgtttagctttAGCACATTCACTAATTTATTACTAATTTAGCACATTCACTAATTTATTTGTAAAGAATTAACAAGCTAGATCGTTACCACATCATACTATTGTCAAACTTGACAAGAGAgtagccgtcttccaatcctttgtagatgagattctcagggacttgcacgggcagggtgtggtagtctatattgatgacatcttgatttattctgccacacgcgccgCGCATGTTTCCCTGGTGCGCAAGGTCCTtaggcgactgctggagcatcacctatacgtcaaggctgagaaatgtgtgttctccaaacaagccgtttccttcctgggttatcgcatttcccgctcaggggtggtgatggagtgtaaCCACGTTaacgccgtgcgtaattggctgactccgaccacggtaaaggaggtgaagcggtttttagggtttgcgaattactaccggaggtttatccggggttttggccaagtagcggcgcccattacctcactgctgaagggggggccggtgcgtCTACGGTGGTCGGCCGAGGCTGATGGAGCCTTC contains:
- the LOC112232897 gene encoding solute carrier family 66 member 3-like isoform X1, encoding MLQQSPKDLAHQGNMRGACGRINQDVINIDYHTLPVQVPENLIYKGLEDGYSLVKFDNSMMWFIVFVTYQMYYDYPPPTYLEYPILIAQDVILLLLILHYNGSLKQSLIYAVVFVVGWQLLTVQKWIIDLAMSLCTFISAGSKFAQLQCLWQSKDSGQVSALSWGMATYTCFARIYTTSVTTGDMQVLVRFIVMALLNSWVLATVLYYRKRAGEVQKKQD
- the LOC112232897 gene encoding solute carrier family 66 member 3-like isoform X2, producing MESDKVLHIANFSTLFVCMVLKFPQIFVLMRAKSTTGVSLNSLLLELTGFIVFVTYQMYYDYPPPTYLEYPILIAQDVILLLLILHYNGSLKQSLIYAVVFVVGWQLLTVQKWIIDLAMSLCTFISAGSKFAQLQCLWQSKDSGQVSALSWGMATYTCFARIYTTSVTTGDMQVLVRFIVMALLNSWVLATVLYYRKRAGEVQKKQD